A DNA window from Thalassospiraceae bacterium LMO-JJ14 contains the following coding sequences:
- a CDS encoding ammonium transporter gives MSGTINRCGGAAIALAMMLIAFPAAAQEVNGANTAWILTSTALVLFMTLPGLALFYGGLVQAKNVLSVLMHCFAIACLASILWFAGVYSLAFDAGNGLVGGLGKAMLNGVGFDSLSGDIPESVFFMFQMTFAIITPALIVGAYVERIKFSAVLLISGLWLIFVYAPVCHWVWGGGFLAGMGVMDFAGGLVVHATAGTSALVIVKVLGARPGYPTQLHPPHSPGMTMIGASMLWVGWFGFNAGSALAANGSAGMAMAVTHISAATASLVWIFIEWKKFGKPSLVGVVTGMVAGLATITPASGFVGPLGGLCIGLLGGFVCYGAVVLIKEKLKFDDSLDVFAVHGVGGILGTLAAAVFVIEELGGAGLAEGMTVTSQLGVQALGVSATVVWSAVATLIIAYIAKAVCGIRADDDEMEEGLDLSYHGERDYNF, from the coding sequence ATGTCGGGTACAATAAACCGGTGTGGCGGCGCTGCGATCGCGCTGGCCATGATGCTGATCGCCTTTCCGGCGGCGGCACAGGAAGTTAACGGCGCCAACACGGCGTGGATACTGACGTCGACGGCGCTTGTGCTGTTCATGACGTTGCCGGGACTGGCGCTGTTCTATGGCGGTCTGGTTCAGGCCAAGAACGTGCTTTCGGTGCTGATGCACTGCTTCGCCATTGCCTGCCTTGCCTCGATCCTGTGGTTCGCGGGCGTTTACAGCCTCGCTTTCGATGCAGGCAACGGTCTCGTCGGGGGCCTCGGCAAAGCGATGCTCAACGGTGTCGGCTTCGATAGCCTGTCCGGCGATATTCCGGAAAGCGTGTTTTTCATGTTCCAGATGACCTTCGCCATCATCACCCCGGCGCTGATCGTCGGCGCCTATGTGGAACGCATTAAGTTCTCGGCGGTGCTGCTGATCAGCGGCTTGTGGCTGATCTTTGTCTATGCGCCCGTCTGCCACTGGGTGTGGGGCGGCGGATTTCTTGCCGGCATGGGTGTGATGGATTTCGCGGGCGGGCTGGTCGTGCATGCCACCGCCGGTACATCGGCACTGGTCATCGTCAAGGTCCTGGGCGCCAGACCCGGATACCCGACGCAACTGCATCCGCCGCACAGCCCCGGCATGACCATGATCGGGGCGTCCATGCTGTGGGTCGGCTGGTTCGGCTTCAATGCCGGCAGCGCGCTTGCCGCCAACGGCAGCGCCGGCATGGCCATGGCCGTGACGCACATCTCGGCCGCCACGGCGTCTCTGGTGTGGATCTTCATCGAATGGAAGAAATTCGGCAAACCGAGCCTCGTCGGTGTCGTCACCGGCATGGTCGCGGGGCTGGCGACGATCACCCCGGCGTCGGGTTTCGTCGGCCCGCTCGGCGGGCTTTGCATCGGGCTTCTCGGGGGCTTCGTGTGTTACGGCGCCGTCGTTCTGATCAAGGAGAAACTGAAATTCGATGACTCCCTCGACGTCTTTGCCGTGCACGGTGTCGGCGGGATCCTCGGCACACTGGCGGCCGCCGTGTTCGTCATCGAGGAACTGGGCGGGGCCGGTCTTGCCGAGGGCATGACGGTGACATCGCAGCTCGGCGTACAGGCACTGGGCGTCAGCGCCACGGTGGTCTGGTCCGCGGTCGCGACCCTGATCATCGCCTATATCGCCAAGGCTGTTTGCGGTATTCGCGCCGACGACGATGAAATGGAAGAAGGGCTCGACCTTTCGTATCACGGCGAACGCGACTACAATTTCTAA
- a CDS encoding P-II family nitrogen regulator, protein MKLIMAVIKPFKLEAVRSALTELGVEGMTVSEVKGFGRQKGQTEIYRGAEYNVEFVPKVRLEIVTDDERAERVVEAVREAAQTGKIGDGKIFVLDVEQAVRIRTAETGNDAL, encoded by the coding sequence ATGAAACTCATTATGGCGGTCATCAAACCATTCAAGCTCGAAGCTGTCCGGTCGGCGCTGACGGAGCTTGGCGTCGAGGGCATGACGGTTTCCGAGGTCAAGGGCTTCGGACGCCAGAAAGGCCAGACGGAAATCTACCGCGGGGCCGAATACAACGTCGAGTTCGTGCCCAAGGTCCGGCTCGAAATCGTCACCGATGACGAACGCGCCGAACGCGTGGTCGAAGCGGTGCGCGAAGCGGCGCAAACCGGCAAGATCGGCGACGGCAAGATATTCGTTCTCGATGTCGAACAGGCGGTGCGCATCCGTACCGCCGAAACCGGCAACGACGCACTTTAA
- the fdhF gene encoding formate dehydrogenase subunit alpha: MSDQITFTLDGKKVTAEPDETIWQVAKRRGKTIPHLCWKDAPGYRADGNCRACMVEIEGERVLAASCVRTPADGMKVFTQSERAKKSRRMVIELLMADQPKTKDAHDSQSAFLSWTKAMNVKTSRFPKGNRPKPDVSHSAMAVNLDACIHCNLCVRACREVQVNDVIGMASRGHDAKIVFDFDDPMGNSTCVACGECVQACPTGALMPKTIIDDKGRGGRVADKQVQSVCPYCGVGCQITYNIKKNKKTGRDEIAWVEGAGGRSNENRLCVKGRFGFDYVTSPERLTKPLIRKPGKPKGINVDPANPYTHFREATWDEALKLAAKGLKGIRTKHGPKALAGFGSAKCSNEEAYLFQKLVRTGFGSNNVDHCTRLCHASSVAALMECIGSGAVTAPFMAAKDADVIVVIGANPIENHPVAATYFKQAVKRGAELVVMDPRGQALKRHATHMLQFKSGSDVAMLNAIMHVIVEEGLYDKQYIQSHTEGFNKIKKHLKDFSPEKMEAVCGIAADELRTVARKYATSGRSIIFWGMGVSQHTHGTDNARCLISLALMTGHTGRPGTGLHPLRGQNNVQGASDAGLIPMVFPDYMKVGNDDLRGRFEELWQTKLDPDPGLTVVEIIHAIHDDEIHGMYIMGENPAMSDPDANHARDALAKLDHLVVQDIFLTETAMFADVVLPATAWPEKDGSVSNTNRQVQMGRKALDAPGDAKPDWWITVQMAKGLGLKWKYKSPADVFAEMKQAMPSLDNITWQRLENENSVTYPCPAPGHPGEDIVFADRFVTDDGLGKFVPANVTPPNEVPDKKFPYILITGRQLEHWHTGAMTRRSYVLDQVQPTPTVQMNTIDIAKFGIEPGDKVKVSTRRGEVKIAVRADNAVAPGTIFIPFAYVEASANELTNPQLDPIGKIPEFKYCAAKVEPLR; the protein is encoded by the coding sequence ATGTCGGACCAAATTACCTTCACGCTCGACGGCAAGAAAGTCACTGCTGAACCCGACGAAACGATCTGGCAGGTCGCCAAACGTCGGGGGAAGACGATTCCGCACCTCTGCTGGAAGGACGCGCCCGGTTACCGGGCCGACGGCAACTGCCGCGCCTGCATGGTCGAGATCGAAGGCGAGCGCGTGTTGGCGGCGTCGTGCGTGCGCACCCCGGCGGATGGCATGAAAGTTTTCACCCAGTCGGAACGTGCCAAGAAGTCCCGCAGAATGGTGATCGAGCTTTTGATGGCCGATCAGCCGAAGACCAAGGACGCGCATGACAGCCAGTCTGCGTTCCTGAGCTGGACCAAAGCGATGAACGTCAAGACGTCGCGCTTCCCCAAGGGCAACCGTCCCAAGCCGGACGTCTCGCATTCGGCGATGGCGGTCAATCTCGATGCCTGCATCCATTGCAATCTGTGTGTGCGCGCGTGCCGCGAAGTGCAGGTCAACGACGTCATCGGCATGGCGTCGCGTGGGCACGACGCCAAGATCGTCTTCGATTTCGACGATCCGATGGGCAATTCGACCTGTGTCGCCTGCGGCGAGTGCGTGCAGGCCTGCCCGACCGGCGCGCTGATGCCGAAGACAATCATCGATGACAAGGGCCGGGGCGGGCGTGTCGCCGACAAGCAGGTGCAGTCGGTGTGTCCGTACTGCGGTGTCGGTTGTCAGATCACCTACAACATCAAGAAGAACAAGAAGACCGGCCGCGATGAAATCGCCTGGGTCGAGGGCGCCGGCGGGCGTTCGAATGAAAACCGCTTGTGCGTCAAGGGCCGCTTCGGCTTCGATTACGTCACCAGCCCGGAGCGCCTGACCAAGCCGCTGATCCGCAAGCCGGGCAAGCCCAAGGGCATCAATGTCGATCCCGCCAATCCCTATACCCACTTCCGAGAAGCGACGTGGGACGAAGCATTGAAGCTTGCCGCCAAGGGCCTGAAGGGCATCCGCACCAAGCACGGGCCGAAGGCCCTTGCCGGGTTCGGTTCGGCCAAATGCTCGAACGAGGAAGCGTATCTGTTCCAGAAGCTGGTGCGGACCGGTTTTGGCTCCAACAACGTCGATCACTGCACGCGTCTGTGCCATGCATCGTCGGTGGCTGCGCTGATGGAATGCATCGGTTCCGGTGCCGTGACCGCGCCGTTCATGGCGGCGAAGGACGCGGACGTGATTGTCGTCATCGGTGCCAACCCGATCGAAAACCACCCGGTCGCCGCGACCTATTTCAAGCAGGCCGTCAAACGCGGCGCCGAGCTGGTCGTCATGGATCCGCGCGGCCAGGCCCTGAAACGCCACGCCACGCACATGCTGCAATTCAAGTCGGGCAGCGATGTCGCCATGCTGAACGCGATCATGCACGTGATCGTCGAGGAAGGCCTGTACGACAAGCAGTACATCCAGTCGCACACCGAGGGTTTCAACAAGATCAAGAAGCACCTGAAGGACTTCTCGCCCGAGAAGATGGAAGCCGTTTGCGGCATCGCGGCCGATGAACTGCGCACGGTCGCCCGCAAATACGCGACCTCAGGACGGTCGATCATCTTCTGGGGTATGGGTGTGTCGCAGCATACGCACGGCACGGACAATGCGCGTTGCCTGATTTCGCTGGCGCTGATGACCGGCCACACCGGGCGTCCCGGTACCGGTCTGCATCCGCTGCGCGGTCAGAACAACGTGCAGGGTGCGTCCGATGCGGGTCTGATCCCGATGGTCTTCCCCGATTACATGAAGGTCGGCAACGACGACCTGCGGGGCCGCTTCGAGGAACTGTGGCAGACCAAACTCGATCCCGATCCGGGCCTGACCGTGGTCGAGATCATTCACGCCATTCATGACGATGAAATTCACGGCATGTACATCATGGGCGAAAACCCGGCGATGTCGGACCCGGATGCCAACCATGCGCGCGATGCGCTGGCCAAGCTCGATCATCTGGTGGTGCAGGACATTTTCCTCACCGAAACGGCGATGTTCGCCGATGTCGTGCTGCCGGCGACGGCATGGCCGGAAAAGGACGGCTCGGTATCGAACACCAACCGCCAGGTGCAGATGGGCCGCAAGGCGCTGGATGCGCCGGGCGACGCCAAGCCGGACTGGTGGATCACGGTGCAGATGGCCAAGGGTCTGGGTCTGAAGTGGAAGTACAAGTCGCCGGCCGATGTGTTCGCGGAGATGAAACAGGCAATGCCGTCGCTCGACAACATTACCTGGCAGCGGCTGGAGAACGAGAACTCCGTCACCTATCCGTGCCCGGCGCCGGGTCATCCAGGCGAGGACATCGTTTTTGCCGACCGTTTTGTGACCGACGACGGGCTCGGCAAGTTCGTTCCGGCCAACGTCACGCCGCCCAACGAAGTGCCGGACAAGAAATTCCCCTACATCCTGATCACCGGGCGTCAACTCGAACACTGGCATACCGGCGCGATGACGCGGCGCTCGTATGTGCTCGACCAGGTGCAGCCGACGCCGACGGTGCAGATGAACACCATCGACATCGCCAAATTCGGCATCGAGCCGGGCGACAAGGTGAAGGTGTCGACGCGCCGGGGCGAGGTCAAAATCGCGGTGCGCGCCGACAATGCGGTGGCGCCGGGAACGATCTTCATCCCGTTCGCGTACGTCGAGGCCTCGGCCAACGAACTGACCAACCCGCAGCTCGATCCGATCGGCAAGATCCCCGAGTTCAAGTACTGTGCCGCCAAGGTGGAGCCGCTGCGCTAG
- a CDS encoding NAD(P)H-dependent oxidoreductase subunit E — protein MDTFEKRKKTKPVRPGGGNRKKSRAFPKGRQVQPDARGDVQKLLKGKSRARDLLIEHLHLIQDKYGHLSAAHLAALAEEMKLAMAEVYEVATFYHHFDVVREGEDAPAEVTIRVCDSLSCEMAGAKDIIKSLGNKAPKYVRVQHAPCMGLCDKAPAAAIGQNYTGNVSVASLLKAAKNRDIKPAKVKYQSHDAYVKAGGYKVLKGLRKGKQTPDQVIETFLEAGLRGLGGAGFPSGQKWKFVRAAEGPRYMCINADEGEPGTFKDKLYLETKPHQFLEGMLIGAWGVDATAVYIYLRDEYPHIRNVLLKEIAVLEKKKIIEPGYVHLRRGAGAYICGEESAMIESIEGKRGLPRHRPPYVAQVGVFGRPTLVHNVETVYWMPEILAKGADWFIKQGRDGHKGNRSYSVSGRVKNPGVVLTAAGATAEELIEACGGMLDGHTFKGYLPGGPSGGIMPASMGNLALDFGQLEKYGHFVGSHAVVILSDKDHMRDVSVNLLKFFEDESCGQCTPCRVGCEKAVKLMDTKKWNTKLLGELSDAMMDASICGLGQAAPNPIRSVIKYFKKDIT, from the coding sequence ATGGATACATTCGAGAAAAGAAAGAAAACCAAGCCTGTTCGCCCGGGCGGCGGCAATCGCAAGAAATCGCGGGCCTTCCCGAAAGGCCGACAGGTTCAGCCCGATGCACGGGGGGACGTGCAGAAGCTTTTGAAAGGCAAGTCCCGCGCACGGGATCTGCTGATCGAGCACCTGCATCTGATTCAGGACAAGTACGGGCATCTGTCAGCCGCGCATCTGGCGGCGTTGGCCGAGGAAATGAAGCTGGCAATGGCCGAGGTGTACGAGGTCGCGACATTCTATCATCACTTCGACGTGGTCCGCGAAGGCGAGGATGCCCCGGCCGAAGTGACGATCCGGGTCTGCGATTCGCTGAGCTGCGAAATGGCCGGCGCCAAGGACATCATCAAATCGCTTGGTAACAAGGCGCCCAAGTATGTGCGAGTCCAGCACGCGCCGTGCATGGGACTTTGCGACAAGGCGCCGGCGGCGGCGATCGGCCAGAATTATACCGGCAACGTGTCGGTTGCGTCGTTGTTGAAAGCCGCCAAAAACCGCGACATCAAGCCTGCGAAAGTCAAATACCAGAGCCATGATGCCTATGTGAAGGCGGGCGGCTACAAAGTTCTGAAGGGTCTGCGCAAGGGCAAGCAGACGCCCGATCAGGTCATCGAGACGTTTCTCGAAGCCGGACTGCGCGGGCTGGGCGGCGCCGGGTTTCCGTCCGGGCAGAAGTGGAAGTTCGTGCGTGCGGCCGAGGGGCCGCGTTACATGTGCATCAACGCCGACGAAGGCGAGCCGGGGACGTTCAAGGACAAGCTCTATCTGGAAACCAAACCGCACCAATTCCTCGAAGGGATGCTGATCGGCGCCTGGGGTGTGGATGCCACGGCGGTCTATATCTATCTCCGCGATGAATATCCGCACATCCGCAACGTTCTGCTCAAGGAAATCGCGGTACTCGAAAAGAAGAAGATCATCGAGCCCGGTTATGTGCATCTGCGCCGTGGCGCGGGTGCCTATATTTGCGGCGAGGAAAGCGCGATGATCGAAAGCATCGAGGGCAAACGCGGCCTGCCGCGTCACCGCCCGCCGTATGTGGCACAGGTCGGCGTCTTCGGCCGCCCGACGCTGGTTCACAACGTCGAAACCGTTTACTGGATGCCGGAAATCCTCGCCAAGGGGGCCGACTGGTTCATCAAGCAGGGCCGCGACGGCCACAAGGGCAACCGGTCTTATTCCGTTTCCGGGCGCGTCAAGAACCCGGGTGTGGTGCTGACCGCGGCCGGTGCGACGGCGGAAGAACTGATCGAAGCCTGTGGCGGGATGCTCGACGGGCATACCTTCAAGGGCTATCTGCCGGGCGGGCCGTCCGGTGGGATCATGCCCGCGTCGATGGGCAATCTTGCGCTCGATTTCGGCCAGCTTGAAAAGTACGGGCACTTCGTCGGGTCGCACGCCGTGGTGATCCTGTCGGACAAGGATCACATGCGCGACGTGTCCGTGAATCTTCTGAAATTCTTTGAAGATGAAAGCTGCGGTCAGTGTACACCGTGCCGTGTCGGCTGCGAGAAAGCGGTCAAACTGATGGATACCAAGAAGTGGAACACCAAACTGCTTGGTGAACTTTCGGATGCCATGATGGATGCATCGATCTGCGGTCTGGGGCAGGCAGCGCCGAACCCGATCCGCTCGGTGATCAAATACTTCAAGAAGGACATTACGTGA
- a CDS encoding hydrolase produces the protein MLIRSSDSCLIVIDMQERLVPAMQAPARTIKNAKLLISVARELEIPVLLTEQYPKGLGQTVKEIASVSSGLPVLEKMHFSCMEDQHFADTFHALGRKQAVIAGMEAHICVMQTAVNLMDEGYEVFVVTDATSSRTLESERACLDRLGACGAGIVTTEMVVFEWLGKAGTDAFKKLLPLVK, from the coding sequence ATGCTAATACGATCAAGCGATTCATGCCTCATCGTCATCGACATGCAAGAGCGGCTTGTGCCGGCCATGCAGGCGCCGGCGCGCACCATCAAGAATGCGAAGCTTCTGATTTCCGTGGCCCGCGAGCTGGAAATTCCTGTTCTGCTGACGGAACAGTACCCAAAGGGACTGGGCCAGACAGTGAAGGAAATTGCTTCGGTGTCGAGCGGCCTGCCGGTGTTGGAAAAGATGCATTTTTCCTGCATGGAAGATCAACACTTTGCCGATACATTCCACGCCCTGGGGCGCAAACAGGCCGTCATAGCCGGGATGGAGGCGCATATCTGCGTCATGCAGACAGCAGTCAACCTGATGGACGAAGGCTATGAGGTGTTTGTCGTGACGGATGCGACGTCGTCACGCACGCTGGAAAGCGAGCGGGCATGCCTCGACCGTCTGGGGGCTTGCGGAGCGGGCATTGTTACGACGGAAATGGTCGTGTTCGAATGGCTAGGAAAAGCCGGGACGGACGCTTTCAAGAAACTGCTGCCATTGGTGAAATAG
- the sucD gene encoding succinate--CoA ligase subunit alpha, translating into MSILANANTKLIVQGMTGRSGTFYTDQAINYGTNVVGGVRPGKGGKNHIGRPVFNTVGEAMREAAANASMIMVPAHNAAQAMIEAIEAEMPLIVCVTERIPVLDMVRVKDALRGSKSELVGPNSQGVLTPGACKIGVMSTADAKPGHIGIASRSASLTSEVVASLSSLGLGQSTTVGIGGDPVHGIGFVRCLELFMADPDTHGVVLIGEIGGSEEEQAAAFLKAQSYEKPVIALVVGRHAPAQRRMGHAGTLSVFGSGNAVTKNAALKAAGASVVENVVSVAPAMADAMVRA; encoded by the coding sequence ATGAGCATTCTTGCAAATGCAAACACCAAACTGATCGTACAGGGTATGACCGGGCGATCCGGCACGTTCTATACCGATCAGGCCATCAACTACGGCACCAACGTTGTCGGCGGCGTGCGCCCCGGCAAGGGCGGCAAGAACCATATCGGCCGTCCCGTGTTCAACACGGTCGGTGAAGCGATGCGCGAAGCCGCTGCCAATGCGAGCATGATCATGGTGCCGGCGCACAACGCCGCGCAGGCCATGATCGAGGCGATCGAGGCGGAAATGCCTTTGATCGTGTGCGTCACCGAACGCATTCCGGTGCTTGATATGGTGCGTGTCAAAGATGCACTCCGGGGCTCGAAAAGCGAACTGGTCGGGCCGAACTCGCAAGGCGTTCTGACCCCGGGGGCCTGCAAAATCGGCGTCATGTCGACGGCCGATGCCAAGCCCGGCCACATCGGCATTGCCTCCAGGTCGGCCTCACTGACCAGCGAAGTCGTCGCCAGTCTTAGCAGCCTCGGCCTCGGCCAGTCGACAACGGTCGGCATCGGCGGTGATCCCGTGCACGGGATAGGCTTTGTCCGCTGCCTTGAACTTTTCATGGCCGACCCGGACACGCATGGCGTCGTGCTGATCGGTGAAATCGGCGGCAGCGAGGAAGAACAGGCGGCGGCATTTCTGAAGGCGCAGTCCTACGAAAAGCCCGTCATCGCCCTGGTTGTCGGGCGCCATGCCCCGGCGCAACGCCGCATGGGCCATGCCGGAACGCTTTCCGTGTTCGGCAGCGGCAATGCCGTTACGAAGAACGCGGCTCTCAAGGCTGCGGGCGCGAGTGTCGTCGAGAACGTAGTCTCTGTCGCGCCGGCGATGGCCGATGCAATGGTGCGTGCCTAA
- the sucC gene encoding ADP-forming succinate--CoA ligase subunit beta: MNLYEHEAKEILAQYGVPVPEGHIATTPADAEAQARVLPGHKFAVKAQILAGGRGLAGGVELAATPSKVGEIAKRLIGARLVTPQTGADGETVERVYVETAVDSERDFFLAVIVDQSSGTVSVLGSKAGGVDFEERVKREPGIVEALSVSYDGAFDDAACTGFLDKLGISGTPAAEARDIIAALVKVFLRTDATLIEVNPLTLTRDGTFCAVDAKISIDNNALYRHPEFATLSSGAEGDEIEMQAQKDEINLVRLDGNIGVVVNGAGLALATQDMITDAGGRAANFMDIRTTATSLQVARGIGMLLSDPNVKSILVHIHGGGMTPCDTIAEALALALAWSDRKVPVVTRLAGHNADYARQMLVDRNVPHERCDSISDAVQTAIARAA; this comes from the coding sequence ATGAATTTATATGAACACGAAGCGAAGGAAATCCTGGCGCAATACGGCGTGCCCGTGCCCGAGGGACATATCGCCACGACGCCCGCCGACGCGGAAGCGCAGGCGCGCGTACTGCCGGGACATAAATTTGCCGTGAAGGCTCAAATCCTGGCCGGCGGGCGCGGTCTGGCCGGCGGCGTCGAGCTGGCGGCAACGCCGAGCAAGGTCGGTGAAATCGCCAAGCGCCTGATCGGCGCCCGGCTGGTGACGCCGCAAACCGGCGCCGACGGCGAAACCGTCGAGCGGGTGTATGTCGAAACGGCTGTCGATTCCGAACGTGATTTTTTTCTTGCCGTCATTGTCGATCAGTCGAGCGGCACTGTTTCGGTGCTCGGCTCGAAAGCGGGCGGTGTCGATTTCGAGGAACGCGTCAAACGCGAACCCGGGATCGTCGAGGCCCTGAGCGTCTCCTATGACGGCGCGTTCGACGATGCCGCCTGTACCGGGTTCCTCGACAAGCTCGGGATTTCCGGTACACCGGCGGCAGAGGCGCGCGATATCATCGCCGCTCTGGTCAAGGTGTTTCTGCGCACGGATGCAACCCTGATCGAGGTCAATCCCCTGACGCTGACCCGCGACGGCACGTTCTGCGCGGTCGATGCCAAGATCAGCATCGACAACAATGCGCTCTACCGGCATCCGGAATTCGCCACCCTCTCTTCCGGCGCGGAAGGGGATGAAATCGAGATGCAGGCACAGAAGGACGAGATCAATCTGGTCCGCCTCGACGGTAATATCGGCGTCGTCGTCAACGGTGCGGGGCTTGCCCTGGCGACCCAGGACATGATCACCGATGCCGGCGGGCGTGCCGCCAACTTCATGGATATCCGCACCACCGCGACGAGCCTGCAGGTGGCGCGCGGGATCGGCATGCTGCTGAGCGACCCGAACGTGAAGTCGATACTCGTGCACATTCACGGTGGCGGCATGACGCCTTGCGACACCATTGCCGAAGCGCTGGCGCTTGCGCTCGCCTGGTCGGACCGCAAGGTGCCGGTCGTGACCCGCCTTGCCGGACATAATGCCGACTATGCGCGGCAAATGCTGGTCGACCGGAACGTGCCGCATGAGCGCTGCGATTCGATAAGCGATGCGGTTCAGACCGCAATCGCGCGCGCGGCCTGA
- a CDS encoding GntR family transcriptional regulator, whose product MARSLKLKAVGTNFSLKDHIYEVLKEAITGMNIYDADANLKLEERKMAEQLGISRTPIREALARLEQEGFVDIQPRKGIFIKRKSREEVLEMITVWAALESMAARLTTTHASDDEISSLRRMVADYTKNEAREHMDEYSEANIRFHRRILELSKCSMLHSIADGLFLHMRAIRARAMAEADRVSLSVDDHMHIIEALEKRDGDLASKLVREHTMQLHAHIRQSWHEFTDHAPEDDDKSEPAPTRSKRKTAG is encoded by the coding sequence ATGGCGCGGAGCTTGAAGCTCAAGGCAGTCGGCACGAATTTCAGCCTCAAGGATCATATCTATGAGGTGCTGAAAGAAGCCATCACCGGCATGAATATCTATGATGCCGATGCCAACCTGAAGCTTGAAGAACGGAAAATGGCCGAGCAGCTCGGCATTTCCCGCACCCCGATTCGCGAAGCCCTGGCCCGTCTCGAACAGGAAGGCTTCGTAGATATCCAGCCCCGCAAGGGCATCTTCATCAAACGCAAGTCCAGAGAAGAAGTCCTCGAGATGATCACCGTCTGGGCGGCACTGGAAAGCATGGCGGCGCGCCTGACGACGACCCATGCCAGCGACGACGAAATCAGTTCGTTGCGCCGCATGGTCGCCGATTACACCAAAAACGAAGCGCGCGAACACATGGACGAGTATTCGGAAGCGAATATCCGCTTTCATCGCCGCATTCTCGAACTTTCAAAATGCTCGATGCTGCATTCCATCGCCGACGGATTGTTCTTGCACATGCGCGCCATCCGCGCCCGCGCCATGGCCGAGGCCGACCGGGTCAGCCTTTCGGTCGACGACCACATGCACATCATCGAGGCGCTGGAAAAGCGCGACGGCGATCTCGCCAGCAAACTGGTGCGCGAACATACCATGCAGTTGCATGCGCATATTCGCCAGAGCTGGCACGAATTCACGGACCACGCCCCGGAAGACGACGACAAGTCCGAACCGGCGCCAACCCGGTCCAAACGCAAAACTGCCGGCTGA